Proteins found in one Flavobacteriales bacterium genomic segment:
- a CDS encoding 5'-nucleotidase C-terminal domain-containing protein, with amino-acid sequence MKQTILTVLIIGFSLSSCKEAQKTNNQKESANNYQYAQENTPVENKQIDTTLDRQLTFYRKDMQKRMSSVLTQTNKGMVKKRPQSAMTNLMADMVHFESEHIFKQEVDFCLVNYGGIRNSLPKGDITLGNVYELMPFDNTVVLLRLNGDSIIPMVKYLKKRNGEPISGMELKFTKDGTSHISINGEEFDSHKEYWVATSDYLANGGDRMSFLSNPIERKNSEIKIRDLIIDYFKKNPKIIANEEERIIYEN; translated from the coding sequence ATGAAGCAAACAATTTTAACCGTTCTTATTATAGGATTTTCATTAAGCTCATGTAAAGAAGCTCAAAAAACGAACAATCAAAAAGAATCGGCAAACAATTATCAATACGCACAAGAGAACACTCCGGTTGAAAATAAGCAAATAGACACCACGCTAGACAGGCAACTTACCTTTTACAGAAAGGATATGCAAAAAAGGATGAGTTCTGTGCTCACCCAGACAAATAAAGGTATGGTGAAAAAGAGACCACAATCTGCCATGACAAATCTGATGGCGGATATGGTACATTTTGAATCGGAACATATATTTAAACAGGAAGTGGATTTCTGTCTTGTAAATTATGGTGGTATAAGAAATAGTCTTCCAAAGGGTGATATTACTTTGGGAAATGTATATGAACTCATGCCTTTTGACAACACCGTTGTTCTATTAAGACTAAATGGAGACTCCATCATCCCAATGGTGAAATATCTTAAAAAGAGAAATGGAGAACCGATAAGTGGAATGGAACTTAAATTCACAAAAGATGGAACAAGCCATATTTCTATTAATGGAGAAGAATTTGATTCACATAAGGAATATTGGGTTGCCACATCAGACTATTTGGCAAATGGAGGAGATAGAATGTCCTTTTTGTCAAATCCTATAGAAAGAAAAAATTCTGAGATAAAAATTAGAGATCTCATTATAGACTATTTTAAAAAGAATCCAAAAATTATTGCTAACGAAGAGGAAAGAATTATCTATGAAAACTAA
- a CDS encoding metallophosphoesterase, producing MKTNRRLFIKRTSLLAGAGLTYSWLPAFGKEEELEKITILHTNDVHSHIDPFPKNHSKFALQGGAAARAHLISTIRKEEKNVLLFDAGDIFQGTPYFNLYKGKLEYDVMNYMKYDAATIGNHDFDIGIDGLKNQLKRAKFSTLVANYDVENTDLQEFIKPYRIFNRSGIKIGVYGLGIEIKGLVPDNLCKGVKYLDPIQQMKETEKQLKEEGCKLIICLSHLGYKYKSNKVSDLALAEEVKYTDLIIGGHTHTFLEKATEVNNKNGKKVLVNQAGWGGLQLGKVEFFVPKSISEKMIHSSNNQHIN from the coding sequence ATGAAAACTAATAGACGACTTTTTATAAAACGAACAAGCCTTCTAGCGGGAGCAGGATTAACGTATTCATGGCTTCCAGCTTTTGGAAAAGAAGAAGAGCTAGAAAAAATAACCATTCTTCATACCAATGATGTTCACTCTCATATTGACCCATTCCCAAAGAATCATTCAAAATTTGCACTCCAAGGTGGAGCTGCTGCAAGAGCGCATTTAATTTCCACCATCAGAAAAGAAGAAAAAAATGTCTTACTATTCGATGCTGGAGACATTTTTCAAGGAACGCCCTATTTCAACCTTTATAAAGGGAAACTTGAGTATGATGTAATGAATTATATGAAATATGATGCCGCTACAATTGGTAATCATGATTTTGATATTGGTATTGATGGATTAAAAAATCAATTAAAGCGAGCCAAGTTTTCTACACTTGTTGCCAACTATGATGTGGAAAATACCGATTTGCAAGAATTCATTAAACCTTATCGTATTTTTAATCGATCAGGAATTAAAATTGGAGTGTACGGATTGGGAATAGAAATAAAAGGTTTAGTTCCTGACAACTTATGTAAAGGAGTTAAATACCTTGATCCTATTCAACAAATGAAAGAGACCGAAAAACAACTCAAAGAAGAAGGCTGTAAACTCATCATTTGTTTATCACATTTGGGCTACAAATACAAGTCCAATAAGGTATCTGATTTAGCCTTAGCGGAAGAGGTAAAATACACTGATTTAATTATCGGAGGACACACACATACTTTCCTCGAAAAAGCAACGGAAGTGAATAACAAAAATGGTAAGAAAGTACTAGTAAATCAAGCAGGTTGGGGCGGATTACAATTAGGTAAAGTGGAATTTTTTGTGCCAAAATCGATCTCTGAAAAAATGATTCATTCATCTAATAATCAACATATTAATTAA
- the dnaA gene encoding chromosomal replication initiator protein DnaA → MQKTPENIWQSCLEFIRQNVSTQSFKTWFGPIHPLKLKGNVLHISVPSKFFYEWLEEHYVGILKEAITLQLGPEGKLVYSISSDKKLKSNNLENTPQNKKGKSIINQSKELVMSNPFKAPMQIDFDSQLNVNYRFDSFVEGNSNKLARSAGFAVAQRPGGTSFNPLLFYGGVGLGKTHLAHAIGNETLMSFPDKRVLYVSAEKFTQQYIDSIRKNTKNDFLHFYQMIDVLIIDDVQFFAGKEKTQDIFFHIFNHLHQHGKQLILTSDRAPVEIQGVEQRLLSRFKWGLSAEIDKPSYEMRFEVLQRKLAQENIEMDAEVVDYLASSINTNIRELEGVLISLVAQASLLREEITISLAEQVVRRFVSQRVHEVTIHTIQLIVCEHYNVSMDALQSKTRKRPIVQARQVAMFLAKKYTKNSLVKIGKEIGGRDHATVLHALKTVKNLMDIDKSFNNDIGSLERKLKKD, encoded by the coding sequence ATGCAAAAAACTCCTGAAAATATCTGGCAAAGCTGCCTTGAGTTCATACGTCAAAACGTAAGCACTCAAAGTTTTAAAACATGGTTTGGCCCGATACATCCGCTTAAACTTAAGGGAAATGTATTGCATATTTCGGTACCCAGTAAATTCTTCTACGAATGGTTAGAGGAGCATTATGTGGGTATTTTGAAAGAAGCAATTACCTTACAGTTAGGTCCGGAAGGGAAATTGGTATATTCAATATCGTCGGATAAAAAATTAAAATCCAACAACTTAGAAAACACACCACAGAACAAAAAAGGAAAATCAATCATTAATCAATCAAAAGAATTGGTGATGAGCAATCCTTTTAAAGCTCCTATGCAAATTGACTTTGATTCGCAATTGAATGTCAATTATCGATTTGATTCATTTGTAGAGGGAAATTCAAATAAACTAGCTCGTTCTGCTGGATTTGCTGTTGCTCAAAGACCTGGAGGAACTTCCTTCAACCCACTATTATTTTATGGGGGTGTAGGTCTTGGTAAAACTCATTTGGCCCATGCAATTGGGAATGAAACATTGATGAGTTTTCCAGATAAAAGAGTCCTGTATGTTTCTGCCGAAAAATTTACGCAGCAGTATATAGATTCTATCAGAAAAAATACCAAAAACGACTTCCTTCATTTCTATCAAATGATTGACGTACTGATTATTGACGACGTTCAATTTTTTGCAGGAAAAGAAAAGACCCAAGATATCTTCTTCCATATTTTCAACCATCTTCACCAACATGGAAAGCAACTGATTCTTACATCAGACCGTGCTCCTGTAGAAATTCAAGGTGTAGAACAAAGGCTTCTTTCTCGTTTTAAGTGGGGACTCTCTGCTGAAATTGACAAACCAAGCTATGAAATGCGCTTTGAAGTACTGCAAAGAAAATTGGCTCAAGAGAATATCGAAATGGACGCTGAGGTTGTAGATTATTTAGCCTCTTCTATCAACACAAATATCCGTGAACTAGAAGGTGTATTAATCTCTCTTGTTGCTCAAGCTTCATTACTCAGAGAAGAAATCACTATTAGCTTAGCAGAACAAGTTGTAAGAAGATTTGTTTCACAACGAGTACACGAAGTTACCATTCATACAATCCAATTAATTGTGTGTGAACACTACAATGTGAGTATGGATGCATTACAAAGTAAAACCAGAAAACGTCCAATAGTACAAGCAAGACAAGTTGCTATGTTTTTAGCAAAAAAATATACTAAGAATTCATTGGTAAAAATCGGGAAAGAAATAGGCGGACGAGACCACGCAACGGTACTCCATGCATTGAAAACCGTAAAAAACCTTATGGATATTGATAAATCGTTCAATAACGATATCGGAAGCTTAGAAAGAAAACTAAAAAAGGATTAG